DNA sequence from the Salminus brasiliensis chromosome 3, fSalBra1.hap2, whole genome shotgun sequence genome:
TTTCCACACTTACCGCAACTAGTTTGGATCTCTTTAAAAGAAAAGCACCAGAAGAGCCCAGTATCAGACTGTCTGCTAACAAATCTAGCTAACTCGACACCACTGCTAATGTTACCCGCTGACATTCGCAGGATTGTTTTAATGCTTCGACATTTTTACACCAAGTGCACAGCTCGAAAAGTtgctgaagtttttttttttttgtttgtttacatcctGCTTCGCTGACTCCTCAGTTTTATCGTCCGACTAGAAACAATGCACGCTgaatgatataaaaaaaaatagtaacaaatttatttttattgttgtgaTATTGATTACACGTGTTACGTTTGTATAAATGTAAAAgcaataataaattataataataaacaattgtCATGCATATAAAACAACCAAGGCTGAATTATAACGACCAAAATATTTAGTAAAGCAAGTAGTGtgattttccattttccattttccattaaaatagtcatttagttgtaataatacattatatggatggcgaagaaaaaaacatttgaaaaacaTTAACATCGGACACATTATGAAAAATATGTTTGTAGGAACTAAAATGCTGAGTCTTTTTTGACCAACTCTGCGGAAGCACGTGAAGCGAAAAAAGGAAGCACGTCAGAATTTCCCGGGATTATTTAACCTCTTCTTTTTTTGGCGCGGTTAGTTTATTCCTGGGTCTGGTTTATCTTTTGAGCCTTTTGTAAAGTTTTAGTTTCATTGAGAGCCGAAATTCGCCTTGAGAAAAAAACCTCTAAAATGACGGGTGTGTTTGAGTCCCCTAAGAACAGAATTAACGCGGCGATGATTTCTCAGTTCGTCAATAGACCCGTGTGCTTCGTAGGACGAGTGGAGAAGGTAAACAGAGAACAGCTCCTTTTTGACAGTTTGCTCAGTCAAGTCATCGGATTGTGGGTATTAGTAATAAATACTATGATATGCTATTTATAAGAAACATCTTATGGAACAGCTTATATGTCTAGAAGTTTCCTCACGACTTCTGAGCAGAAAGGGTTCATAGTTATTAGCCAGGACTCACTCGAGGCGAACGTGTTTGGTAATTTTCCACTTACAGTATTATTGCTCAAATAACCCTGGAGTTGTAGGTATGAATGTAACACTGAGAGTCAGAACAATAgactattatatttttaaagcatttattaCAAAGACAGTAACTAGCCTGTATCATCATATGTCATGCAGACAAAGTGGCACTAAATGCACAGTTAAACATGAATGGATCATTAAGGAGTAAATAACTGTTCTAGCACAGTCCATAAACATATAGGTGAACTATACTGTCCATTTTTTGAAAGTGGGACAATTTTtgattaaaatgacaaatatagaaatatatatatttggatgAACAAACATATGACTGGCACGTCCTGCTAAAATCTAGCAAGATTGTTTAACCTCATTTTGTATAAATGCATTGTCACTTTGGGTGGTCTTCATACAGGGTCCATCCAGGGTGCCATCACAGGATGCCTTAACCCACagttgtattgactttcatttatttGAGGAAGACCTACGTCAAATAGAGCTTGGGTGGCCCACTTTGTGGCCGTTTACCCCTCTTTAAAAGGATGCATCAATGAAAATTCAGATTTACCCCTTTACGCCAAACATTGCAACACTAAATCCGTCAAGACACGTTTTGTGTCCAAGGCTTACTATGTTACTTTTGCACAGGAGATCAGGAGACTATGAAAgtctttttgaatgaggcaggTCCTTTAAGGTGCACCCGTTGCACAGTTGTACAAAAAAGCATTAaccaatagaatgggatgctctggagcctGAGGTCGTCATGCCCGATGGCAAGTGTgagctggaggggtataaatctTCCCCTGCATTggtctgtagagcagtggaactgtgtcctcttgAGTGCTAAATCCAGTACCTTCAAGATGAGTTGGAGTAGCAGAACTAATAATCCAGCATCTGTATGTGACTTCATAAATGATCAcatgctgaatgcagtcaaatcttcACAAAGTTCACAGTGTGATTGGACAATAGGGGGGGGGCAAACTTTTAATATTAACCTTTAATATTAGTACCATTTGATTTCAAATTAAATGCTGGATGTACAGGTGTCTGCAGACTTTTGGACATGTCGTATGTCTTAGCTCTCTTAACTCTTAACCGACAGATTCAGTGACTTGCATTCTGCTTTTACTAAGTAATCTCGATTAAGCTCCTAAGTtgactgattaaaaaaaaaagattagtcCCTAATtcttgataaaaaaaattattaggCTTTGGCAGACAAATAGCTCAGAGAGTGTTTTAACATTTTCAGCTGACCTATGAATGTGTCTTTCTCAGAAACACCACTGGATGGCGCACATGAGCCGTTGATGTACTCTGTTTTACTCTGCATGTTTGTCTTCTCTTTACCAGGTCCATCCAACTGGAAAGTCATTCACATTGACGGACGGAGAGGGAAAGACAGTTTCAGTGGAACTTAACGAACCTGTAGGTGCAGTCCCCCTCCATAATGATGCTGAAACTCTTTACGTAATCTCACATTTATGTGACCTGAACTTTCACACTCCAGTTGCTGTGCATGTCTTAGTGGTGTAAGCTTAAACACAGCTTAAATGTGAGCTTGtacattttgtatttatttcctAATGAATTCTTTTGTAGAGTGCTCCGCATCATTACTGTTCTTTAGTGCtgaattttatattgtattgtcTGCATTGGTTTACCGTGATTAGCATACCTTGATATTGCATTTCTTTAGCCAATGAAAACCCCCTGAAGTTTTTCcattgtttgaaccctgtagctgttctgtacactatgtaaataactcataatggatgaatgggccaatagaaatgctctaaagaacttggaataaactcttttctattttacattgacttccattccaACTTCCAAGAACATTTTGCCTTGTCCTGTAAAGCGACCATTTTGGaggtttttattggacagcaatgaTGTATTCTTAATAATGATATTGATCTTTAAATCACTTGCTCCTTGAAAATGAAAGTGTTTTGGCAGTGGGTGAAAGTTACATATGGTGCATTGAAGGGCTCTGTTGTGTCCTTTAAATGCATTTTGCTATGTAAGTGCTGCTACATTAACATAGGAGTTTGATCAGCTAGGTTTCAGGCTTTGTATGAGCTTCATAtcctaaatgttttaaaattcacctataaagattaaaaatagcttttatggctttaacttttattttatttatttattcattattttccacttttttccccccctccaTGATGGTTTTAAAGAACAATAAGCATCCTGTTTCCAAGTTGCATAAGAAAGTTGCTCTCGAACGGCTGACGGGCAAGACCAATTAGTCGTGAACTAGGGCAGGTTCCTTATGTGTGAGTTGTAACGCATGGAATTCTCTGATACTATATGAGCACAGCAGAGTAGAGCACATTTGTCCATACCAGTGCTCGTAGACAACCTGGATGCCGTGGTTCCATTCCTTGCTACAGAATGTCAAATTTGCATCCTGACAAGAGACAAAAGGCAGAGCCAGACATGTCTACTGATTACTTCATCAACTAATGGACTGTTCAATTAGTTTCTGATCTGGTTTGAGAAATAAAGCTCTGGGGAGCCAAATGTGGTCCTTTTAACTGCAAGGTTTTAAACGTGTGTCTTTATCAGCACCTGTATGTTTGAGTGTATAATGTTCATTAATGAATTGTTGTTTAAGAACCTGCCAACTCCGAGACTAAAGATGGATCATTTCCTGTTTTTCCCCTCTTAGCTGGACGAAGAGCTGAGTGGAATTGTGGAAGTTATTGGCATGGTGTCAAACAAAGGAACAGTCATGGCTGCAGCGTACAACATGTTGAGGGAGGAAAAGGGAATCAGTTTCGGTAAGCACTTCATAGTCTTTATTATGTAACCCGCCGACAGTACCAGATCTCTCACACTTGCTCGTTATTCCCTCTTTCCAGATTTGGAACTGTACAACGAGGCCCTCAAAATCCTTCAAGATTTTCCCCAGCATTACCCATTTGGATCATCTAGTGGCTAAAAAAGAGCCTCCTCTTGCCCCCTCCCCTTCTCATAATTGTGTGTTATTTTCTTCATGTTTTTCCTGTgaaaagttttgtttttttttatttttaaacagttaAGTTTTGTTACTTTACTAattgaaataaaaatgtttatttgtgaagTTGTCTCACAAATTGAAGCataattatttgttatttttgtctCAGTTTTAAGATTTATATAATTCCACAGAttgtttctgcataattaaattgaGATGTAAACAGGGTCATTCAGATTTGGTTTGAGGTTTAAAGTTTTCTTTGTGAAGAAAAGTCATGATAATAGAGACCATGATTGACGACTACAACACACATAGGCATTtgtttattactactgctacttatTATTATGTGTCTTCAGGGTTTAATAGATGGGTTTTTGTTGAAGGCCGTCGTGGAGATGCATGCCGTAAGCAGCACTCTTCAGATTGGAGAGCAACAGTGACACCAATCACAGAGAAGATGGatgaaatatgtttaatattcagagggagggggtgggggggggggtcacatcTCTTTGCCAAAAATCATTGAAGATGAAAGTCAAACAGATACAGCTCTGAAACAATTTTATCACTTACTTAACATGAAtgtactgtgtttaaaaaaaaaattaaaaaaaaagcagttgACTAATGCTACAGGTGACAGGCTATTTTTCTAAAGTGTTATTGCCTCCCTGGCTGCATGTGCACCCAGCCATGTTTGTAAACAGTTATAAAAACCATCTATAGgcaatattattgttgttaaaaTGGTGATAAACCTAAAAGAACAGTTTTGGGGATTACTGTGCCATAAAAGACCTCACTTGCACCTCCTAACCATTAGTGGATTAAAAAATATGTGCCTAAACCTCCTCTTAAATACTGTAAACCAAAATATTCAGCATGATCAGCATTTTTGCTTTAATAAACTCTTGTGAAGGAGCTTTACATTGGGCATTAAACTGTTCCAACATCTGGTTCAATTCACTACCACTGTGAACAAGTCTAAAACTAACAGTTGTAAAAGTCTAAATTGTTTGTTTACGTCTGCAAATCACTGGGGAATAGCTTAACCCCCTCAGCAACCCATAGGGTCTGTTTACAGGGTTCCCTGCTGTACTGTGTAATTTTCAATCCAGTGTTTTTGTGATATGACAAATTCACAAAATCCACCACAATACAGCAGATAAGCCATGTAGCACATTCACCTTAAAGTTGAAGTGAATTGCTTCTTTAAATGACGCATCAGTACAGGGCACCCAGACATCTCCAtctatcagtcttaaaggcgcaGTAGCAAAATACGGCCCATTTCTCTGTAAAGGAGACGGGGAGCTTGGGCAATGGTCATGTGCAAATGAACGTTGTCAGTGGGATGAAGggcaatataatatatataacgtAGAATAGGGGCTCTTTAAGATGTTTCAGCTTGCTTTGTATCATATTGCCTGTCAAAAGACCAGAGCATGTATTTCCCCATGAACTGTATTATGTCATGGCCTGTCAGCAGCAACCTTTTAGTAACCCGAGGGAGCTTTGCCTCGCTCCTAGAAGAGCCGCATGGTATGCTGTTAAAAAAAACGCATGAATTTTTGAAGTACATCCATCACCTCATATGACAAACCACCTGGTGGGGAcgaagatactgaatagtttccTCTGAAGCCTTGATTGAGTCATGTTCCACACTCCTGACCTGACAACACAAATTACCTTCAGCTGACAAAATCACTACCGTAACTGTAGCAGCTAATGATCCTGAGTGTGTTTTAATAGCAACGTCCCACCCCACATCATGGGGTTTCACTCATATGTTCATGGGGTTGGTGAGAAGTGGCCTGGGGCCGAGCAGCTGCCATATTACTGCAAGTTGAGACCTAATGCTACTGTCACTGCTTGTGGGAAGGAGAGTGATGGAACAATTTTTCTCCAGTGTGGATCTGAAACAGGCCTCAGTGTCTTTGTTTGGTTTGTCAGGTTAAGTCACTCCAGTTTATATCTTAATCTGTTGTACATTTCCCTTTGTGGTTTCACAATGCAAGCAGCACCTACCTGGTGCACACAGCCAGTGCTGTGGAACAAACCATCCCCTTCCTCCCACTGTTAGAAAgtgtaagatccttgaggaacttttggaggttcaaACTGAAAGTGgtggaacctttaagaaaaggttttacacacatggacaaaattgttggtacccctcggttaatgaaagaaaaacccacaatggtcatag
Encoded proteins:
- the rpa3 gene encoding replication protein A 14 kDa subunit, producing MTGVFESPKNRINAAMISQFVNRPVCFVGRVEKVHPTGKSFTLTDGEGKTVSVELNEPLDEELSGIVEVIGMVSNKGTVMAAAYNMLREEKGISFDLELYNEALKILQDFPQHYPFGSSSG